The following coding sequences are from one Halobacteriovorax sp. JY17 window:
- a CDS encoding inosine/guanosine kinase: MRFPGKRKTKHYFPVAETGRLPFDTDFSRKENIYLVGIDQLLVDIEVEVEESFLEQYGIIKGESCVLANEVVENIYQSLLKEDRIIGEYAGGAIGNTLHNYSILSDDKSVALGTICKNIHVGDYAFKYICTTSSKVDFSHLQPKEGNMARAMCFLTPDRERSFAIGKGIMNELDSEFIPEHIVSGASSLLISTYLLRDETSPLYESTMKALKIAKQSNVPVIISLGTSSLVDEKREFFLDIIKEYVSILAMNEQEAFALFGESDPLLAGEKSLDYVDMTLLTVGKRGLYICGYVDESAARETKDMIHTKSISEYNKYEYSRAMKKSKCNNPIKIYTHINPYLGGPGEIKNTNGAGDAALAAVLHDVSANCYHRELIPNSPKHESEFLTYSSIHQVCKYANRVSYEVLKQNSPRLYQGLPTKEQSLEESYWEL; this comes from the coding sequence ATGAGATTTCCAGGTAAGAGAAAAACAAAGCACTATTTTCCTGTCGCTGAGACTGGAAGACTTCCATTTGATACTGATTTTTCGAGAAAGGAAAATATCTATCTCGTAGGAATAGATCAATTATTAGTAGATATTGAAGTTGAGGTGGAGGAGTCTTTTCTAGAGCAATATGGGATCATAAAAGGTGAGTCCTGTGTTCTTGCAAACGAAGTCGTAGAAAATATATATCAATCTCTTTTAAAAGAAGATCGAATTATTGGAGAGTACGCCGGTGGTGCAATTGGAAATACTCTTCATAACTATTCCATCCTCTCTGATGATAAGTCCGTTGCTCTAGGGACAATTTGTAAGAATATTCATGTTGGTGATTATGCTTTTAAATATATTTGTACAACAAGTTCAAAAGTAGATTTTTCTCACTTACAACCTAAGGAAGGAAATATGGCAAGGGCCATGTGCTTTCTTACTCCTGATAGAGAGAGAAGCTTTGCAATTGGAAAAGGAATTATGAATGAGCTAGATAGTGAATTTATTCCTGAGCACATTGTAAGCGGAGCAAGTTCATTGCTAATCTCCACTTATCTACTAAGAGATGAAACTTCTCCTCTGTATGAATCAACAATGAAAGCTTTAAAAATTGCGAAGCAATCAAATGTCCCAGTGATTATTTCTCTTGGAACTTCTAGTCTTGTAGACGAAAAGAGAGAATTCTTCTTAGATATAATAAAGGAATATGTCTCTATTCTTGCAATGAATGAACAAGAGGCCTTTGCCTTGTTTGGGGAAAGTGATCCCTTACTTGCAGGTGAGAAGTCGCTTGATTATGTGGATATGACTCTTCTCACTGTTGGAAAGAGAGGTCTCTACATTTGTGGATATGTCGATGAGAGTGCGGCGCGAGAGACAAAAGATATGATTCATACAAAATCTATTTCAGAATATAATAAGTATGAATACTCTAGAGCGATGAAGAAATCTAAGTGTAATAATCCAATCAAGATTTATACACATATTAATCCATATCTTGGTGGTCCTGGAGAAATTAAGAATACTAATGGAGCAGGAGATGCTGCTCTTGCAGCAGTACTTCATGATGTTTCAGCTAATTGTTATCATAGAGAACTTATCCCAAATTCTCCGAAGCATGAATCGGAGTTTTTGACTTACTCTTCAATTCACCAAGTTTGTAAGTATGCCAATAGGGTGAGTTATGAGGTGTTAAAACAGAATTCTCCCCGGCTCTATCAAGGATTACCAACGAAAGAGCAATCCTTGGAAGAGAGTTATTGGGAGCTTTAA
- a CDS encoding Hsp20/alpha crystallin family protein: protein MKLDSELQFSKSQLEKLNDSQRKLVSSRQREIEKIDHMYEEKKADERYNGEAELLDIRDRNQTEIAEQLVQKQERLSNIKTSFDDSKKKLDQEKEILSASHQEKIEDLNSVYDNKYRTTFDDASILAEEIDSKTHDTLRNLENEADERILHSTFTSKLRSDEKNIENARKLADQEKVHQVQQKTATKSYERKTAESMMEHEKMLQEQNFKQLSQRKDLEVIHNSEIKSKDEQHKDLLIQEDKSFKQKYAAITKEHQSVLDRIKEKFGQQLNTLINGQMKSKANIENKNDDEFYKITSLEPQVANLEKSYQISLHVPEYEKENVRLTAQGRDLSLSLTRKFSDSVVSEDGSKNQSNRSEVFTKKISTEDLLNSREITQSYNEGVLTFNIAKL from the coding sequence ATGAAGTTAGATAGTGAATTACAATTTTCTAAAAGCCAACTAGAGAAGCTCAATGATTCTCAAAGAAAACTTGTATCTTCACGCCAAAGAGAAATTGAAAAAATTGATCATATGTATGAGGAAAAGAAAGCGGACGAGCGCTATAATGGCGAGGCGGAGCTTTTAGATATAAGAGATAGAAATCAAACCGAAATTGCAGAGCAACTTGTCCAAAAACAGGAAAGACTTAGCAATATCAAAACAAGCTTTGATGATTCTAAAAAGAAACTTGATCAAGAAAAAGAAATACTCTCAGCAAGCCATCAAGAAAAAATAGAAGACCTTAACTCTGTTTATGACAATAAATATAGAACAACTTTCGATGATGCTTCTATTCTTGCAGAGGAAATTGATTCAAAAACGCATGACACTCTAAGAAATCTTGAAAATGAAGCTGATGAAAGAATTCTTCACTCTACCTTTACCAGTAAGTTAAGGTCTGATGAAAAGAATATTGAAAATGCTAGAAAACTAGCGGACCAAGAAAAAGTTCACCAAGTTCAGCAAAAAACTGCCACTAAGAGTTATGAGAGAAAGACTGCCGAATCAATGATGGAGCATGAGAAAATGCTCCAAGAGCAGAACTTCAAACAATTATCGCAGCGTAAAGATCTAGAAGTCATTCATAATAGCGAAATAAAATCTAAAGATGAACAACACAAAGACTTATTGATTCAAGAAGATAAGAGTTTCAAACAAAAGTATGCTGCTATTACTAAAGAGCATCAAAGTGTCTTAGATAGAATTAAGGAAAAGTTTGGACAACAGTTAAATACATTAATAAACGGACAAATGAAGTCAAAAGCAAATATCGAAAATAAGAACGATGACGAGTTCTACAAAATAACTTCACTTGAGCCTCAGGTGGCAAACTTAGAGAAGTCTTATCAAATATCTCTGCACGTTCCAGAGTACGAAAAAGAGAACGTTCGCCTAACTGCTCAGGGAAGAGATTTATCACTTTCCCTAACTAGAAAATTTAGCGATTCAGTTGTTTCAGAAGATGGTTCAAAGAATCAATCAAATAGAAGCGAAGTCTTCACTAAGAAGATCTCTACAGAAGATCTTCTCAATTCAAGAGAAATCACTCAAAGCTATAACGAAGGTGTTCTTACTTTCAATATCGCCAAGCTCTAA